A region of Marmota flaviventris isolate mMarFla1 chromosome 11, mMarFla1.hap1, whole genome shotgun sequence DNA encodes the following proteins:
- the Fam237a gene encoding protein FAM237A yields the protein MVDPGIRRGIHYPLNFTCSLLIVGMCCVSPFFCHSQTDLLALNQADPQCWESSSVLLLEMRKPRISNTVSGFWDFMIYLKTSENLKHGALFWDLAQLFWDIYVDCVLSRNHGLGRRQLSVKEEKISAAQPQHTGNKQGAYSQILRAPFLKKKELIEDWISMYVRRSGSRFVGKVNLEIKRK from the exons TGAACTTCACCTGCTCCCTGCTCATTGTGGGAATGTGCTGTGTGTCTCCTTTCTTCTGTCATAGCCAGACAGACCTACTGGCTCTTAACCAAGCTGATCCTCAGTGCTGGGAATCCTCCTCAGTGCTCCTCCTGGAAATGCGAAAGCCTCGCATTTCCAACACTGTGTCGGGCTTCTGGGATTTCATGATCTACCTGAAGACATCTGAGAACTTGAAGCATGGAGCACTGTTTTGGGATCTGGCCCAGCTCTTCTGGGACATCTATGTGGACTGTGTCCTCTCCAGGAACCATGGCTTAGGAAGGAGGCAGTTGTCtgtaaaggaagagaaaatctCAGCAGCACAGCCACAGCACACAGGGAATAAACAAG GTGCATATTCCCAGATCCTAAGAGCCCCTTTCCTAAAGAAGAAAGAGTTGATTGAAGATTGGATAAGCATGTATGTGCGCAGGAGTGGGTCTAGATTTGTTGGAAAAGTAAAcctggaaataaagagaaaataa